A single genomic interval of Osmia lignaria lignaria isolate PbOS001 chromosome 9, iyOsmLign1, whole genome shotgun sequence harbors:
- the Yeti gene encoding yeti isoform X1 produces MTDEHQLPSDSDEDDEDYVPDGADSEPVSEVESEGDVESGPEDENDENKRETTKKKGKKRGKVTKSKTKKRRTAGKNLKNEDDEKDEEKDKTESKEKKERTEEEEKKRADSLWADFMKDTAVGSKSKPQDTINKPKEKSPPLEKPKVEEKVKITKVFEFAGEEVKVEKEVPIDSAEARLTLSSAENSEKSGNTASPAGKGSGRGKGFKRAGLGGISSVLTQIGKKAKISTLEKSKLDWDNYKKEENLEEEITTHNKGKDGYLERQDFLQRADLRQFEIEKQLRNTNRRSSR; encoded by the exons ATGACTGATGAACATCAGTTGCCTTCTGATTCTGATGAAGACGACGAAGATTATGTTCCTGATGGTGCAGACAGTGAACCTGTATCAGAAGTAGAATCTGAAGGTGATGTTGAAAGTGGTCCTGAAGATGAgaatgatgaaaataaaagagaaaccacaaagaagaaagggaagaagagagGCAAGGTGACAAAGTCCAAGACTAAAAAACGTAGAACAGCAGGAAAGAACTTGAAGAATGAAGATGATGAGAAGGATGAAGAGAAAGATAAAACAGAATCTAAAGAGAAGAAGGAACGTactgaagaggaagaaaagaaaagagcagATTCACTGTGGGCTGATTTCATGAAAGATACAG CAGTTGGATCTAAATCCAAGCCACAGGACACAATAAATAAACCAAAAGAGAAATCCCCTCCCTTAGAAAAACCAAAAGtggaagaaaaagtaaaaataactAAGGTTTTTGAATTTGCTGGTGAAGAAGTGAAGGTTGAAAAGGAAGTACCAATAGATTCAGCAGAAGCTAGACTAACTCTTTCTTCTGCAGAAAATTCTGAGAAAAGTGGGAACACTGCTTCTCCTGCAGGAAAAGGGTCTGGCAGAGGAAAAGGTTTTAAAAGGGCTGGTTTAGGAGGTATTTCTTCAGTTCTTACTCAAATCGGGAAAAAGGCAAAGATTAGTACCCTAGAAAAATCCAAGTTAGATTGGGATAAttataagaaagaagaaaatctggAGGAAGAGATTACTACCCATAATAAAGGCAAAGATGGGTATTTAGAACGCCAGGACTTCTTACAAAGAGCCGATCTACGACAGTTCGAAATTGAAAAACAGTTGCGTAATACAAACAGACGTAGTTCACGGTGA
- the HLH54F gene encoding basic helix-loop-helix domain-containing transcription factor HLH54F gives MPRKRRASTPMLEADEEEFGSEEKYSKDELDNRAPRNAANARERARMRVLSKAFCRLKTTLPWVPADTKLSKLDTLRLAATYIAHLRAVLRDDGDAHSETTRSLSLALSWPFALQGSNASMLMNNSCNVSSSTSSSSNQYRGQQGTHEIPNFHHPGHQSMSMRHNHEPQLSYF, from the exons ATGCCAAGGAAGAGACGTGCTTCGACACCGATGTTGGAAGCTGACGAGGAGGAATTCGGTTCGGAAGAAAAGTACAGCAAGGACGAATTAGACAACCGTGCACCGAGAAACGCAGCAAATGCGAGAGAACGCGCTCGGATGAGAGTTCTCAGCAAGGCATTTTGCAGATTAAAAACCACTTTGCCTTGGGTACCAGCTGATACGAAACTCAGCAAACTGGACACCCTTCGTCTTGCCGCTACTTACATCGCTCATCTTCGCGCAGTTCTCAGGGATGACGGGGATGCACATTCGGAGACGACTAGATCATTATCTCTTGCGCTG TCATGGCCGTTTGCTCTTCAAGGAAGCAACGCTTCGATGTTGATGAACAACAGTTGCAACGTATCATCTTCAACGTCTTCGAGTTCTAATCAGTATCGTGGTCAGCAGGGAACCCATGAGATTCCAAATTTCCATCACCCTGGTCATCAAAGTATGTCAATGCGTCACAATCATGAGCCACAGCTCTCCTATTTCTAA
- the LOC117608563 gene encoding uncharacterized protein LOC117608563, translating into MRKNCCDPVCSANRQFACTSRSKSRSKKRKLACYEACPTTSRTSTKPRKRCAKSKKRSKEQKVKICKNKKCRAARWDVESSTSIHVPEKICVRRTESMRSCRSCQDSRRPKRITCTCHPRRSIPLERKKENKCCQFKKCRRQTRQLMPLCICVRTSSSENFRSIQSSPCPVFSKYGECCCISHKKKRSCKETPVAPRRVSEHRKCCKCQYNPTSLKTQQNVFLRGLSFFGRKIQKLRHPFSNNPRPNRLRSCPINKCCSRSALKRRNDNFPERRKVMFCK; encoded by the exons ATGCGTAAGAACTGTTGCGATCCAGTATGTTCAGCAAATAGACAATTTGCATG CACTAGCAGATCAAAGAGTAGATCGAAGAAACGAAAACTAGCATGTTACGAAGCTTGTCCGACTACTTCAAGAACTTCAACGAAGCCACGGAAGAGATGTGCGAAGTCGAAGAAGAGATCGAAGGAACAGaaagttaaaatttgcaaaaa CAAAAAATGTCGAGCTGCAAGATGGGACGTGGAAAGTTCAACGTCGATACATGTGCCAGAGAAAATATG CGTGAGGCGTACGGAGTCGATGAGATCATGTAGATCCTGCCAGGATTCGCGACGTCCTAAAAGAATAACTTGCACTTGTCATCCACGTCGAAGTATACCtttagaaaggaagaaagaaaataaatgttgcCAGTTCAAAAAATGCAGACGGCAAACAAGGCAACTGATGCCACTTTGTATTTGTGTCAGAACATCCAGTTCAGAGAATTTCAGAAGCATACAAAGTTCCCCTTGTCCAGTTTTTTCTAAATACGGAGAATGTTGCTGCATAAGTCATAAA aaaaagcgAAGTTGTAAAGAAACACCAGTTGCACCTCGAAGAGTTTCAGAACACAGAAAATGTTGCAAATGCCAGTACAATCCAACTTCGTTAAA GACCCAGCAAAATGTATTCCTAAGGGGATTATCTTTCTTTGGTAGAAAGATACAGAAATTAAGACACCCATTTTCTAACAA TCCAAGACCAAATCGACTTAGATCGTGTCCTATTAATAAATGTTGCTCTAGAAGCGCTTTGAAGAGAAGAAATGATAACTTTCCA GAGAGAAGGAAAGTAATGTTCTGCAAATGA
- the Yeti gene encoding yeti isoform X2 → MTDEHQLPSDSDEDDEDYVPDGADSEPVSEVESEGDVESGPEDENDENKRETTKKKGKKRGKVTKSKTKKRRTAGKNLKNEDDEKDEEKDKTESKEKKERTEEEEKKRADSLWADFMKDTVGSKSKPQDTINKPKEKSPPLEKPKVEEKVKITKVFEFAGEEVKVEKEVPIDSAEARLTLSSAENSEKSGNTASPAGKGSGRGKGFKRAGLGGISSVLTQIGKKAKISTLEKSKLDWDNYKKEENLEEEITTHNKGKDGYLERQDFLQRADLRQFEIEKQLRNTNRRSSR, encoded by the exons ATGACTGATGAACATCAGTTGCCTTCTGATTCTGATGAAGACGACGAAGATTATGTTCCTGATGGTGCAGACAGTGAACCTGTATCAGAAGTAGAATCTGAAGGTGATGTTGAAAGTGGTCCTGAAGATGAgaatgatgaaaataaaagagaaaccacaaagaagaaagggaagaagagagGCAAGGTGACAAAGTCCAAGACTAAAAAACGTAGAACAGCAGGAAAGAACTTGAAGAATGAAGATGATGAGAAGGATGAAGAGAAAGATAAAACAGAATCTAAAGAGAAGAAGGAACGTactgaagaggaagaaaagaaaagagcagATTCACTGTGGGCTGATTTCATGAAAGATACAG TTGGATCTAAATCCAAGCCACAGGACACAATAAATAAACCAAAAGAGAAATCCCCTCCCTTAGAAAAACCAAAAGtggaagaaaaagtaaaaataactAAGGTTTTTGAATTTGCTGGTGAAGAAGTGAAGGTTGAAAAGGAAGTACCAATAGATTCAGCAGAAGCTAGACTAACTCTTTCTTCTGCAGAAAATTCTGAGAAAAGTGGGAACACTGCTTCTCCTGCAGGAAAAGGGTCTGGCAGAGGAAAAGGTTTTAAAAGGGCTGGTTTAGGAGGTATTTCTTCAGTTCTTACTCAAATCGGGAAAAAGGCAAAGATTAGTACCCTAGAAAAATCCAAGTTAGATTGGGATAAttataagaaagaagaaaatctggAGGAAGAGATTACTACCCATAATAAAGGCAAAGATGGGTATTTAGAACGCCAGGACTTCTTACAAAGAGCCGATCTACGACAGTTCGAAATTGAAAAACAGTTGCGTAATACAAACAGACGTAGTTCACGGTGA